CGCGGGTGAGGAACCGCACGCCGAGCCTGCGGCATGTCTTCGTCGTCGGCGACCCGAGCGAGCACACCGCACTGTCCGACGTGCCCTGCGATCCGGTCGTCCTGCCCGCCGGACCGGAGCCGCACGAGCTGGCGTTCCTGCAGCTGTCGGGCGGTACGACGGGAGTGCCGAAACTCATCCCGCGCACCTACGACGACTACATCTACTCGCTGCGGGGCTCCAACGAGATCTGCGGCGTCGACGCGGACACCCGTTTCCTCGTCGTCCTGCCGGCCGCACACAACTTCCCGATGAGCTCGCCGGGTTGGCTGGGCACGCTGTATGCCGGGGGCACCGTCGTGCTGTGCCCCCGGCCCGACCCGACGACGGCCCTGCCGCTCATCGAGCGGGAGCGGATCACGATGACGGGTCTGGTGCCGCCGCTCGCCCTCCTGTGGACCGAGGCAGGTCCGAAAGCGCAGCACGACCTGTCGAGCCTGGAGTTGACGCTCGTTGGCGGCGCCAAATACAGCGCGGAGGCGGCGCGCCGTCTGGAACCCGCCCTGGGCTGCCGGCTGATGCAGGTCTTCGGCATGGCCGAGGGGCTCGTCAACTACACACGGCTGGACGACGACTTCGAGACCGTGGTCACCACGCAGGGCCGCCCGATCTCCCCGGACGACGAGATCCGCATCGTCGACGACACCGGACACGACGTCCCCGACGGCGCGTTCGGACAGCTGCTGACCCGCGGCCCGTACACGATCCGCGGCTACTGGCGCGCTCCCGAGCACAACGCTACGGCCTTCACGGAGGACGGCTTCTACCGCACCGGCGACGTCGTGCGCCGCACCCCGACCGGCCACCTCGTCGTCGAGGGCAGGGCCAAGGACCAGATCAACCGGGGCGGCGAGAAGGTCGCGCCGGAGGAGGTCGAGAACATCATCCTCGCCCATCCGTCCGTGCACGACGTCTCCGTCGTCGCCGTGCCCGACGCGTACCTCGGGGAACGCTCCCTCGCCTACGTCGTCCTCCGCGAGGGCGCCGAGCAGCTCAAGCCGGCCGCCATCAAGCGGTTCGTCCGTGACCGTGGCATCGCCGACTACAAGGTCCCCGATCTCGTCGAGTTCGTCGACGCCTTCCCGCAGACAGGAGTCGGCAAGGTCAGCAAGAAGGGGCTGCGGTCCGCCGCGGCCGCAACCGAGCAGCATTGAAAGGCTCTGTCCCATGGCACTCCCCGCCATCGCCTCCTATCCGCTGCCGACAGCGGACGAGCTGCCGGAGAACCGCGTCGACTGGACCGCGGACCCCGAGCGCGCCGTGCTGCTCGTCCACGACCTGCAGAACCACTTCCTCGGTGCGTTCCCGTCCGGCGAGCAGCCGCTGACGGGGATGCTGGACAACACCGGCCGGCTGCTGAAGCGCGCCCGCGGCCTCGGCGTACCGGTCGTGTACTCGACACAGCGCGGCGGCCAGACGCCCCGGCAGCGCGGGCTCCAGCTCGACTTCTGGGGCCCCGGCGCCGCCGACGACGCCGCTGCGCTCGCCGTGCCGGACGAGGTCGCGCCACAGCCCGGCGACAGGGTCCTGACCAAGTGGAAGTACAGCGCGTTCGTGCGCACCCAGCTGGCGCAGCTGCTCCGTGAGACGGGCCGCGACCAGCTGGTCGTCATCGGTGTGTACGCGCACATCGGGGTGGTGGTGACCGCCTGCGACGCGTGGATGCGGGACATTCAGGCGTTCGTCGTCGCCGATGCCGTCGCCGACTTCTCCCGAGACGACCACGACATGGCCCTGCGCTGGGCCGCCGGCCGCTGCGCGTTCGTGACCACCACCGACGCGCTCCTGAAGGAGTTCTGAGCACCGTGGCCCTCACTCTGGAGCAGCTCCGCAGCGATGTCGCCGACTCTCTCGGCGAGGATCCCGCGGACATCCCCCTCGACGAGAACCTCCTGGACTACGGACTCGACTCGGTCCGCATCATGGCCCTGCTCGAACGATGGCGCCGCGAGCACGGCGTCGAAACGGGCTTCGAGGACCTCGCCGAGCAGCCGGCCATCGAGGCCTGGGCGCCACTGCTGGGGGTGGTCTCATGACCGCCACCACGACGACCGGCACCGACGCCGACACCCCGGCATCCGTGCTGCCGCTGACGGCGGCCCAGTCGGGCATGTGGTACGCGCAGGCCCTCGATCCGCTCAGCCCCGCGCAGAACACCGCGGAGTGGCTGGAGATCGACGGGCCGCTCGACCCGGAGCTGTTCGCGGCGGCCCTGCGTCGCGTCACCACCGAGGCCGACGCCCTGCGGGTACGCGTCGAGAGCGGCCCGGACGGTCCGCGCCAGCACGTCAGCGCCACCGTCGAGCTGCCGCTGACCGTGGTCGATCTGCGCGGCCGTGACGGCGCCGAGCGGAAGGCCGAGACGTGGATGCGCGCCGATCTCGCCAAGCCCTGCGATCTGGCGGCCGGACCGCTCTTCCGGCATGCCTTGTTCCGGGTCGGCGCGCGGCGATGGCTGTGGTACCAGCGCATCCACCACCTCGTCATCGACGGCTTCGGCTACTCGCTGCTCGTACGCCGCACGGCCGAGGTCTACACGGCGCTCGTTCGCGGCGAGGAACCCGGCCCGCGCACCTTCGGAGCCCTCGCCGACCTGGTCGCCGAGGATGCCGCCTACCGCTCGTCCGACGCCTTCGCGGCCGACCGCGCCCATTGGACAAGGGCGTTCGCCGACCGGCCCGGGGCGCCCCGGCTGGCGGGCCGCGGCGCGCTGCCCTCGCGCGCGTTCCGTCGCCGCACGACCCAATTGCCTCCCGAGACCACCGAGCGGCTGCGCGACCTGGGCGCCCGGCTCCGCGCGACCTGGCCGGACGTTCTGATCGCCGCGCAGGCGCTGTACACCTCCCGTGCCACGGCGCAGTCCGACGTCGTGCTCGGCCTGCCCATGATGGGCCGCGTGGGGTCGGCCGCGCTGCGCGTGCCGGGCATGGTGATGAACGTGCTCCCGCTCAGGCTGGCCGTCACCCCCGACGCGACCTTCGCCGACCTGGTGCACCAGGTCGTGCTCGGCATCCGCGACGTGCGCCGCCACCAGCGCTACCGCTACGAGGACATCCGCCGCGACCTGGGGCTGCTCGGCGAGAACCGCGCCCTGATCGGCCCGCTCGTCAACGTCATGCCCTTCGACTACGGCGTCGACTTCGCGGGTGCGCCCGCGCGGGCGCACAACCTCGCCGCGGGCCCTGTCGACGACCTGACGGTCAACGTCTACGACCGCGCCGACGGCCGCGGCCTGCGCATCGACCACGACGGCAACCCCTCCCTGTACGAGGACGCCGACCTCGCCGCCCACCAGAAGCGCTTCCTGCACCTGCTGGACCGTCTCCTCCGCACCGACCCGCACCTGCCGCTCGCCGTACACACCATCGCGACGCCCGCCGAACACTCCCTGGTCCTGAACGAGTTCAACCAGACCGAACGCGCGCTGCCCGCGACCACGCTCATCGGCCCCATCGAGGCGCGCGCCCTGCGCGCCCCGGACGCGACCGCGCTGGTGTACGGGGACACCTCATGGACGTACGCGGAGCTCAACGCCCACGCCAACCGGCTGGCTCAGCACCTGCAGAGCCTCGGCGCCCGGCCGGGTGCGGTGGTCGCCGTCGCGGTACCCCGCTCGGTGGAGCTGGTCGCCACCGTGCTCGCCGCGCTCAAGTCGGGTGCCGCGTACCTGCCGCTCGACCCGGACTATCCGGCGCAGCGACTCGCGTACATGATCCGGGACGCGGCGCCGGTGTGCGCCGTGGTCGACCGTACGGGACGCCTTCCCGAGAACGCCGGGGCCCCACTCGTCGTCCTGGACGGACTCGACGTGTCCGCGTACCCGCCGACCAACCCGGCGCGTCCGCTCACCCCCGCCCACCCCGCGTACGTCATCTACACCTCCGGCTCGACGGGCCGCCCCAAGGGCGTCGTCGTCTCGCACGGGGCGATCGACAACCGGCTGCGCTGGATGCAGCACACCTTCCCGCTGACCGCCGACGACCGGGTGCTGCAGAAGACTCCGTCGTCGTTCGACGTGTCCGTGTGGGAGTTCTTCTGGCCGCTGCGCGAGGGCGCGGCGGTCGTCGTCGCCGGGCCGGGGGTGCACAAGGACCCGGTCGAACTCGCCCGCCTGATCCGCGAACAGTCCGTGACCACCTGCCACTTCGTGCCGTCGATGCTCCAGGTCTTCCTGGCCGAGGCCGACACGGCCGCCTGCGCGGGGCTGCGCCGGGTCTTCTGCGGCGGTGAGGCCCTGCCCCGCGAGACGGTGAACGCCTTCGTCAGGGCGCTGCCCGACGTCGAACTGCACAACCTGTACGGGCCGGCGGAGGCCGCCATCGATGTCACGCACCACGTGTGCGCCCCGAACCACAACGGCCCGGTGCCGATCGGCAGCCCCGTGTGGAACACCCGCCTGTACGTGCTGGACGCGGCGCTGCAGCCGTGCCCGCCGGGCATCCCGGGTGAGCTGTACCTGGTGGGCCGGCAGTTGGCCGACAGCTATCTGAACCGCCCCGCGCTGACGGCGTCCCGGTTCGTCGCCGACCCCTTCGGGCCGCCGGGCAGCCGGATGTACCGCACAGGCGACCTGGCGCGCTGGACCGGTCAGGGCGAGGTCGAGTACCTCGGCCGCTCCGACGACCAGGTGAAGCTGCGCGGGCAGCGCATCGAGCTGGGCGAGATCGAGGCCGCGCTGGTGGGGCAGACCGGCGTGGACGGCGCCTGCGCCGTGGTGCGGGAGGACCGGCTCATCGGGTACGTGACCGGGGGCGCCGACCCCGCGGCCGTACGGGCGTCACTGGCACGCGAGTTGCCCGAGCACATGATCCCGTCGGCCGTCGTCGCCATGGACGCGTTCCCGCTGAGCCCCAACGGGAAGCTCGACCGCCGCGCACTGCCCGCCCCCGTCTTCACCGGCGGTGAGGGCGCCAGACGTCCGTCCGGCCCGGTCGAGGAGGCGCTGACGCGGCTGTTCGCGGAGGTGCTCGGGGTCGGACGGGCCGGTCCCGACGACGCGTTCTTCGACCTGGGCGGGACGTCGCTGCTCGCGGTTCGGCTGGTGGGGCGGGTGCGGGAGGAGTTCGGCACCGAGCTGACCATCGGCTCGCTGTTCGAGGCGCCGACCCCCGCCGCTCTCGCCACCCGTCTCGAGGCCGCGGGGCGACCACGCGGTGCCGGCCCCAGAGGGAGCGCGGCCGAGGACGCCCTGGAGGTCCTCCTTCCGCTGCGTACCGAGGGCGAG
This genomic interval from Streptomyces dengpaensis contains the following:
- a CDS encoding phosphopantetheine-binding protein — encoded protein: MALTLEQLRSDVADSLGEDPADIPLDENLLDYGLDSVRIMALLERWRREHGVETGFEDLAEQPAIEAWAPLLGVVS
- a CDS encoding isochorismatase family protein, with protein sequence MALPAIASYPLPTADELPENRVDWTADPERAVLLVHDLQNHFLGAFPSGEQPLTGMLDNTGRLLKRARGLGVPVVYSTQRGGQTPRQRGLQLDFWGPGAADDAAALAVPDEVAPQPGDRVLTKWKYSAFVRTQLAQLLRETGRDQLVVIGVYAHIGVVVTACDAWMRDIQAFVVADAVADFSRDDHDMALRWAAGRCAFVTTTDALLKEF
- a CDS encoding (2,3-dihydroxybenzoyl)adenylate synthase, producing MTLTPGVDAPTWPPEFAERYRAAGYWRGETFGGVLRERAAAHPDRIALVDPAPGRRTWTYRELDERADRLAAGFAARGIGKGDRVVLHLPNVGEFIEVVFALFRIGALPVYALPAHRETEIGHFCSFAEAVAYVVPDRHAGFDHRELATRVRNRTPSLRHVFVVGDPSEHTALSDVPCDPVVLPAGPEPHELAFLQLSGGTTGVPKLIPRTYDDYIYSLRGSNEICGVDADTRFLVVLPAAHNFPMSSPGWLGTLYAGGTVVLCPRPDPTTALPLIERERITMTGLVPPLALLWTEAGPKAQHDLSSLELTLVGGAKYSAEAARRLEPALGCRLMQVFGMAEGLVNYTRLDDDFETVVTTQGRPISPDDEIRIVDDTGHDVPDGAFGQLLTRGPYTIRGYWRAPEHNATAFTEDGFYRTGDVVRRTPTGHLVVEGRAKDQINRGGEKVAPEEVENIILAHPSVHDVSVVAVPDAYLGERSLAYVVLREGAEQLKPAAIKRFVRDRGIADYKVPDLVEFVDAFPQTGVGKVSKKGLRSAAAATEQH
- a CDS encoding non-ribosomal peptide synthetase; this encodes MTATTTTGTDADTPASVLPLTAAQSGMWYAQALDPLSPAQNTAEWLEIDGPLDPELFAAALRRVTTEADALRVRVESGPDGPRQHVSATVELPLTVVDLRGRDGAERKAETWMRADLAKPCDLAAGPLFRHALFRVGARRWLWYQRIHHLVIDGFGYSLLVRRTAEVYTALVRGEEPGPRTFGALADLVAEDAAYRSSDAFAADRAHWTRAFADRPGAPRLAGRGALPSRAFRRRTTQLPPETTERLRDLGARLRATWPDVLIAAQALYTSRATAQSDVVLGLPMMGRVGSAALRVPGMVMNVLPLRLAVTPDATFADLVHQVVLGIRDVRRHQRYRYEDIRRDLGLLGENRALIGPLVNVMPFDYGVDFAGAPARAHNLAAGPVDDLTVNVYDRADGRGLRIDHDGNPSLYEDADLAAHQKRFLHLLDRLLRTDPHLPLAVHTIATPAEHSLVLNEFNQTERALPATTLIGPIEARALRAPDATALVYGDTSWTYAELNAHANRLAQHLQSLGARPGAVVAVAVPRSVELVATVLAALKSGAAYLPLDPDYPAQRLAYMIRDAAPVCAVVDRTGRLPENAGAPLVVLDGLDVSAYPPTNPARPLTPAHPAYVIYTSGSTGRPKGVVVSHGAIDNRLRWMQHTFPLTADDRVLQKTPSSFDVSVWEFFWPLREGAAVVVAGPGVHKDPVELARLIREQSVTTCHFVPSMLQVFLAEADTAACAGLRRVFCGGEALPRETVNAFVRALPDVELHNLYGPAEAAIDVTHHVCAPNHNGPVPIGSPVWNTRLYVLDAALQPCPPGIPGELYLVGRQLADSYLNRPALTASRFVADPFGPPGSRMYRTGDLARWTGQGEVEYLGRSDDQVKLRGQRIELGEIEAALVGQTGVDGACAVVREDRLIGYVTGGADPAAVRASLARELPEHMIPSAVVAMDAFPLSPNGKLDRRALPAPVFTGGEGARRPSGPVEEALTRLFAEVLGVGRAGPDDAFFDLGGTSLLAVRLVGRVREEFGTELTIGSLFEAPTPAALATRLEAAGRPRGAGPRGSAAEDALEVLLPLRTEGERPPLFAFHPGGGISWCYAGLSARLGPNQPLYGIQARGLVRDEPLPRTLRELAADYAERLRTVRPHGPYRLLGWSLGGILAHTVACVLQEAGEKVELLALFDAFPADQWRERPAPEEGDALTAVLRMAGFDRTDERTRDDVLATLRRAGSPLAGLADRTLSKIIDIVPRHARMVREHQHRRYDGDLLFFTAAAPRAEDWLSWKAWRPHVSGGIVNHDLDCTHPQLFQDRHLDAIAAILAARLKELDA